A stretch of the Xiphias gladius isolate SHS-SW01 ecotype Sanya breed wild chromosome 21, ASM1685928v1, whole genome shotgun sequence genome encodes the following:
- the LOC120806948 gene encoding protein phosphatase 1 regulatory subunit 12B-like, giving the protein MSSLLSHNKDQPRIRKSLSDSSPTSSTATTKSLRHERLSRLGSSGSSDVSNDKATNHAESYFLRRENRLSARKKAEEESAKNDYEKMYEKALATNHRLKSRLETSKQELAMIQDQLQRAQKGRPGGCGSNMLETEKKESWSLKKRITDMEEQLKVKAELKMENQRLKDENGALIRVITKLSK; this is encoded by the exons ATGTCATCTCTACTTTCTCACAACAAAGATCAGCCACGCATTAGAAAGTCGCTCTCTGACTCTTCTCCAACTTCATCCACCGCCACCACCAAGAGCCTGAGG CATGAGAGACTGTCTAG aTTGGGCTCATCTGGATCATCTGATGTTTCCAACGACAAAGCGACAAACCACGCTGAATCCTACTTCTTACGGAGGGAGAACAGACTATCTGCAAGGaaaaaggcagaagaagagTCAGCAAAAAATGACTATGAAAAG atgTATGAAAAGGCACTGGCCACCAATCACAGGCTCAAGTCCAGGCTGGAAACAAGTAAACAAGAACTCGCCATGATTCAGGACCAGCTACAGAGAGCTCAG AAGGGAAGACCGGGAGGTTGTGGCTCCAACATGCtcgagacagaaaaaaag GAAAGTTGGAGTCTTAAAAAGAGGATAACAGATATGGAAGAACAGTTGAAG GTTAAAGCAGAGCTAAAGATGGAGAACCAGAGACTGAAGGATGAAAATGGTGCTTTAATCCGTGTCATCACTAAACTGTCCAAGTGA